From Rutidosis leptorrhynchoides isolate AG116_Rl617_1_P2 chromosome 3, CSIRO_AGI_Rlap_v1, whole genome shotgun sequence, a single genomic window includes:
- the LOC139899040 gene encoding RING-H2 finger protein ATL2-like, which translates to MSTPPPPSPDSATSLTRIIRTTLSYNTNLMLAAIISLLLVILFVLLLHLYTRWFLLQSRRRSRRSVTVPHVIGSRLHHRFTIIDTSNSDHNHSNSKLGLPFSIIASLPLFVYNCDDNDRDYELECAICLSLFEDEEIGRKLPDCGHAFHVECIDMWLYSHSTCPICRASIQCNNHSRKTDQLEIEITDSELNLTESTNNNEIVQITEIDHETANVAEENDISSIGESFRKLLNNSNRSGGKIHPSVNVSDGELEA; encoded by the coding sequence ATGTCCACTCCACCACCACCGTCGCCAGATTCCGCCACCTCCCTCACTCGTATCATCCGTACAACGCTCTCATACAACACAAACCTCATGCTCGCAGCAATCATCTCTCTCCTTCTCGTCATCCTCTTCGTCCTGCTCCTCCATCTCTACACTCGCTGGTTCCTACTCCAATCACGCCGCCGTAGCCGCCGTTCCGTCACCGTTCCACACGTCATCGGATCGCGACTCCATCACCGCTTCACGATCATCGACACAAGTAATTCCGATCACAATCATTCAAATTCAAAGCTAGGGCTTCCGTTTTCAATCATCGCATCGTTACCGTTATTCGTTTACAATTGCGACGATAATGATCGTGATTACGAATTAGAATGTGCGATTTGTTTGAGTTTATTTGAAGATGAAGAAATTGGAAGGAAATTACCTGATTGTGGACATGCATTTCACGTTGAATGTATTGATATGTGGTTGTATTCACATTCAACGTGTCCGATTTGTCGTGCATCGATTCAGTGTAATAATCATAGTCGTAAAACCGATCAATTAGAAATTGAAATAACCGATTCCGAGTTGAATTTAACCGAATCGACAAATAATAATGAAATTGTTCAGATTACGGAGATTGATCATGAAACGGCGAATGTTGCTGAAGAAAACGACATTTCTTCGATAGGAGAATCGTTTCGAAAGTTGTTGAATAATAGTAACAGATCTGGAGGTAAAATTCATCCGTCGGTAAATGTTAGTGACGGTGAGTTGGAGGCTTGA